From one Salmo salar chromosome ssa09, Ssal_v3.1, whole genome shotgun sequence genomic stretch:
- the LOC106610912 gene encoding trypsin codes for MRGCIFLFILLLAGITSGDSHKRMLGGEPCDDNYAKHYVKLKATRLIALGKMETQECGGSLIHEKWILTAEHCTSFGSTITAILGAHPGGTPLPEEVQIPDENIRRYIDRQVTHDIMLLKLPMAYTQFTTIHLPPSTCKTPELKENVRIAGWSYTEDGTKPEKLQCSKSGDLQVTDCGTTTDAQTKIQMRFCAAGLGKIDACHGDSGGSLMNKDGLLYGVTSRGSKTECKVPINFMDVCKYREWIIGEINKDNELSKQMMYSN; via the exons ATGAGGGGTTGCATTTTCCTGTTCATTTTACTCTTGGCTG gCATTACTTCGGGGGATTCTCACAAGAGAATGCTTGGAGGGGAACCTTGCGATGACAATTATGCTAAGCACTATGTGAAACTCAAGGCCACGAGATTGATAGCTTTAGGAAAAATGGAGACACAAGAATGTGGTGGCTCTCTCATTCATGAGAAATGGATCCTTACAGCTGAGCACTGCACTAGCTTTGGGAG TACTATAACAGCGATACTGGGTGCACATCCAGGTGGAACACCTTTACCAGAAGAGGTCCAGATTCCTGATGAAAACATACGCCGTTATATAGACAGACAAGTCACTCATGACATCATGCTGCTGAAGCTGCCTATGGCATACACTCAGTTCACTACCATTCACCTTCCTCCTTCTACATGCAAGACACCTGAGTTGAAGGAGAATGTGAGAATTGCAGGCTGGAGTTACACAGAAG ATGGCACAAAGCCAGAGAAACTACAGTGTTCAAAATCAGGAGACCTCCAAGTCACTGACTGTGGCACCACAACAGATGCTCAAACCAAAATTCAAATGCGATTCTGCGCAGCAGGTCTAGGGAAGATAGACGCCTGCCAT GGGGACTCTGGAGGAAGTCTGATGAACAAAGATGGCCTCCTGTATGGTGTGACCTCACGGGGTAGTAAAACAGAGTGTAAAGTTCCAATCAACTTCATGGATGTTTGCAAGTACCGAGAATGGATAATAGGAGAAATCAATAAAGATAATGAATTGAGTAAACAAATGATGTACTCCAATTAA